GCGTCTCCCCCGTGCCCGCGTCCGGGCTCGATCTCCCGCCGGAGCAGTGGGAGTTGTTCGCCGAGGCGGACCAGCTGCCGGGGAACCGCCGCGCGATCATCGACATCACCACCGGCGGCACACGGCCCGCGGCCTGGCTCGACCGCATGGTGGAACGCTCGCTGGACGTCAGCGACGCGAAGGCCTTCCGCGCCTGGCTCGACTCCTGGGCCCGCGAGGACTTCCACGACCGCGTCGAGGGCTCGACCGTGCCCGCACTCGCGGTGGTCGGGGCGCTGGATCCCGCGCTGGGGGCGGATCTGATGCGCCGGACCTGGCTGCGCTGGTACGCGCGCGCCGAACTCACCGAACTGAGCGAGGCGGGCCACTACGCGATGGACGAGACCCCGCTCGCCCTGATCCGCACCGTGGAGGACTTCCTGCGCAAGGACGTCGAGAGCGACGACAGCTCGTCATGAGCGTCGCTGAACCCCCCGATGTACCCGGTGTACCCGATGGGCCCGACAGGTCAGGCAGGTCAGGCAGGTCAGGCAGGTCAGTCGGATCCGACGTGTTCGACCCCCGGCAGTACGCTGCCGGGGTTCCCCACGATCGCTATCGTGCGCTTCGCGACCAGTACCCCGTCGCCTGGCAGGCTGAGCCGCAGGTGCTCGACTGGCCCGCGGGGCCCGGATTCTGGGCGGTGACCCGGCACGCGGACGTCGTTCGCGTGCTCAAGGATTCCGTCACCTACTCCTCGCACCTGGGCGCCACCCAGATCCGCGACCCCGACCCGGACGACCTGCCGTTCATCCGGCGCATGATGCTCAATCAGGATCCGCCCGAGCACGGTAGGTTACGCCGCCTGGTGAGCCGCGCCTTCACGCCCAGGCGGGTGGAACGCTTCGAGTCCCTGGCTCGCGACCGGGCCCGCGGCCTGCTCGACGCGGCGACGGAACGGGCCCGCGCCGGCAGCGGCGAAGGCAGCGGCGAAGGCGCATGCGATCTCGTGCGCGACGTCACCGACGACTACGCGTTGCTCAATCTCTCCGACCTCCTCGGCGTTCCCGAGAGCGATCGCGGCCTGCTGCTGCACTGGACGCAGCGCGTGATCGGCTATCAAGATCCCGACGAGGCCGGCGAGTTGATGCTCGGCGCGGACGGGAAGCCGGTCAATCCACGCTCACCGGCGATGCTGCGCGACATGTTCGGCTACGCGCAGGATCTCGCGGCACACAAGCGCCGTGCGCCCGCCGACGACGTCATGACCACCCTCGCGACCGATCCCGAACTGACCGCTCCCGAACTGGAGATGTTCTTCTTCCTGCTCACCGTCGCGGGCAACGACACCGTCCGCAGTGCGGCTCCCGGCGGCCTCCTCGCGCTCGTGGAGCACCCGGAGGAGTACCGCCGCCTGCGCGAGGGCGAGGTCCCGGTCTCCACGGCAGTGGACGAACTGCTGCGATGGCACCCTCCGGTGCTCACGTTCCGCCGTACGGCCACCCGGGACACGATGCTGGGCGGCCGGGCCGTCCGCGCCGGGGACAAGGTGGTCGTCTTCCACGCGTCGGCCAACCACGACGAACGCGTCTTCGCGGACCCGCACCGGCTCGACCTGTCCCGCTCCCCCAACCCCCACGTCTCCTTCGGCGAGGGGCCGCACGTCTGCCTGGGCGCCCACTTCGCGCGCCTCCAACTCCGCCTCCTGTACGAGGAGTTCCGCACCCTGAAGGCCGGCCCTCTCGAACTGGCGGGGCCGCCGCGGCGCCTCGTATCCAACTTCATCAACGGGTTGAAGTCGGTGCCGGTACGAGTGCCGGTGCGGTAGGCGGTGCGAGCACCTGGGACGCACAGGAGCGCCGCGCCCTGACAGCCATCGGATACCGTTCAAGATCTACCGCGAGCCCCGCGCGCGAGCACCCGCGCCCCTGACCACGGAGACCCCCGCATGCACGGCGCAGCCGTCCCCGCAGCCGAGGACGAGTACCCCGACGAGTACCACGACGACGTCTTCCCGTACGCCGAAGCCCCCGAGGACGGCACCCCCTGGCAGGCACCCGCCGACCTCGAAGAGCACCTGTACGAACTGTGCGAGGCCGACGACGCGTACACCTACCTGCGGGCGATAGCCGTCACCGGCCTGTACCGCCCGGTGTCGGTGGCCGAGATCGAGCCGGGCGCGACCGACCGCCCGGTCCTCACCGTCGATCTCCCCGACGGCCGCCGGATCGCGCAGATGTACACCGCCGGGCTGCTTCCCCGCCCGCACCCCGAGGTGGTGTACGAGTTCGTCACGCTCGGCACGCTCGCCGCCGAACTGCCCGACGACATAGACCTCCTGGTGGTCAACGCGGCCACGCCCTGCCAGCAGTTCTATCTGACGACCGACGAGGAACGGGACGTCTGGGCGGACCTGCACGCGGACCTCTACGTCGACGACCGCCTGCACGACCGCATCGACACCCGCCGCACCGGTGCCCCCGAGTCCCCCGTCCTCCTGCACGGCCTGGCCTGCGGCGCCCACCTCTGCTTCGCCAACGGCGACGCCTGGAACACCCTGGACTGGCACGGCGCGGGCCACCACTCCGAGATCGAGCGCCTGGCGGAGTGGTGGGGCGTGCACGACCGCGAGGACTGGCTCGCCACGCAGGAGCGGCTCCTGAACCGTGAAGTGAGCCCGTGGTACTGGGACTTCGTCCTCGGCGCCCGTACGTCGCTGATCGAGCAGTTCGGACCGCGCGTCGACCCCGAGCTGTGGCGGCAGTGCGTGGAAGTGACGATCCGCAACCGCATGGTGGAGGCCGACGGCCCCGACTCCCCGCACAAGCCGGGCGACGACCCCGAGTTGGACGACTTCGTCGCCGCGCTGCGCGGGCTCGTCGGCAAGATCATCCGCTACGAGTCGCGCTTCCGCGCCGACGACCTCCTGCCGCCCGACGGCCATGTCCGCACCATCGCCGCCTGGGACATCGGGCGTGCGTCGAAGATGGCCCGCTGGGGACGCGGCGCCCGCTACGCGACCCATGCGGAGCTGGAGGCCGCCGTCGAGCGCGCGAGCCATGCGGCCCGGTCGGCGTACACCTCATGGGAGGAGTTCTCCGCGGGCTACGTCCTCGGCCGCTGCCTCCACTTCGACGAGGAGCAGTTCGGCGACTGGTACACGACGGTGCTCCAGGCCCACCGAGAGCTGGCCACGGACCCGGACAGCCCGTGGCTGACGGTGCCGTTCGCATGACCGACTGACGCGCTGTACGCGCGCTCGGCTGACGCGGCGTCCGTGTACTCAACCAACGCGCCCAGCGCGTGACCGATCGCGTGACCGACCGCGTGATCAACCGCGTGATCAACCAGCGGCGCCGTCCGCATGATCTGCTGACGGCGCCGTCCACATGGTCGGCCGAGGGCGTC
This Streptomyces sp. NBC_01283 DNA region includes the following protein-coding sequences:
- a CDS encoding alpha/beta fold hydrolase, which produces MASSPSTPASSPSFQLPHALLGDGPHKVIAVHGWFGDRSAYAPVLADLDLASFQYAVVDLRGYGEAKEAAGAYTTSEGAADVVALADRLGWERFSLIGHSMGGSVAQRVLAIAPHRVRRLVGVSPVPASGLDLPPEQWELFAEADQLPGNRRAIIDITTGGTRPAAWLDRMVERSLDVSDAKAFRAWLDSWAREDFHDRVEGSTVPALAVVGALDPALGADLMRRTWLRWYARAELTELSEAGHYAMDETPLALIRTVEDFLRKDVESDDSSS
- a CDS encoding cytochrome P450 — its product is MSVAEPPDVPGVPDGPDRSGRSGRSGRSVGSDVFDPRQYAAGVPHDRYRALRDQYPVAWQAEPQVLDWPAGPGFWAVTRHADVVRVLKDSVTYSSHLGATQIRDPDPDDLPFIRRMMLNQDPPEHGRLRRLVSRAFTPRRVERFESLARDRARGLLDAATERARAGSGEGSGEGACDLVRDVTDDYALLNLSDLLGVPESDRGLLLHWTQRVIGYQDPDEAGELMLGADGKPVNPRSPAMLRDMFGYAQDLAAHKRRAPADDVMTTLATDPELTAPELEMFFFLLTVAGNDTVRSAAPGGLLALVEHPEEYRRLREGEVPVSTAVDELLRWHPPVLTFRRTATRDTMLGGRAVRAGDKVVVFHASANHDERVFADPHRLDLSRSPNPHVSFGEGPHVCLGAHFARLQLRLLYEEFRTLKAGPLELAGPPRRLVSNFINGLKSVPVRVPVR
- a CDS encoding DUF1266 domain-containing protein, which encodes MHGAAVPAAEDEYPDEYHDDVFPYAEAPEDGTPWQAPADLEEHLYELCEADDAYTYLRAIAVTGLYRPVSVAEIEPGATDRPVLTVDLPDGRRIAQMYTAGLLPRPHPEVVYEFVTLGTLAAELPDDIDLLVVNAATPCQQFYLTTDEERDVWADLHADLYVDDRLHDRIDTRRTGAPESPVLLHGLACGAHLCFANGDAWNTLDWHGAGHHSEIERLAEWWGVHDREDWLATQERLLNREVSPWYWDFVLGARTSLIEQFGPRVDPELWRQCVEVTIRNRMVEADGPDSPHKPGDDPELDDFVAALRGLVGKIIRYESRFRADDLLPPDGHVRTIAAWDIGRASKMARWGRGARYATHAELEAAVERASHAARSAYTSWEEFSAGYVLGRCLHFDEEQFGDWYTTVLQAHRELATDPDSPWLTVPFA